One genomic window of Streptomyces sp. WP-1 includes the following:
- the phoU gene encoding phosphate signaling complex protein PhoU yields MRDAYHEELDSIGDGLVEMARLVGSAIGRATTAMLDADLKLAESVIEADQKVDELQHDLEARAIALLARQQPVATDLRIVVTSLRMSADLERSGDLAQHVAKLTRLRFPQRAVPQDLHATILEMGQLAQRLMAKAAEVIVTKDVDLALQLEQDDDEMDLLHRTLFQHLIDDRWKHGIETAVDVTLLGRYYERYADHAVAVAKRVVYLVTGEHADEIQSDIQPVTGVEGA; encoded by the coding sequence ATGCGGGACGCGTACCACGAGGAACTGGACTCGATCGGCGACGGTCTGGTGGAGATGGCCCGGCTGGTCGGCTCGGCGATCGGACGCGCCACGACCGCCATGCTGGACGCCGATCTCAAGCTCGCCGAGAGCGTGATCGAGGCGGACCAGAAGGTCGACGAGCTCCAGCACGACCTGGAGGCCCGGGCGATAGCCCTGCTGGCGCGGCAGCAGCCGGTGGCGACGGACCTGCGCATCGTCGTGACGTCGCTGCGCATGTCGGCCGACCTGGAGCGCTCCGGCGACCTCGCCCAGCACGTGGCGAAGCTGACCCGGCTGCGTTTCCCGCAGCGCGCCGTCCCTCAGGACCTGCACGCGACCATCCTGGAGATGGGCCAGCTCGCGCAGCGCCTGATGGCGAAGGCCGCCGAGGTCATCGTGACCAAGGACGTCGACCTCGCGCTCCAGCTGGAGCAGGACGACGACGAGATGGACCTGCTGCACCGCACCCTCTTCCAGCACCTCATCGACGACCGCTGGAAGCACGGCATCGAGACGGCCGTCGACGTCACCCTGCTCGGCCGCTACTACGAGCGCTACGCCGACCACGCGGTCGCCGTCGCGAAGCGGGTGGTGTACCTGGTGACCGGCGAACACGCGGACGAGATCCAGTCGGACATCCAGCCGGTGACGGGGGTGGAGGGGGCGTAG
- a CDS encoding response regulator transcription factor, with protein sequence MTRVLVVEDEESFSDALSYMLRKEGFEVAVAATGPDGLDEFERNGADLVLLDLMLPGLPGTEVCRQLRGRSNVPVIMVTAKDSEIDKVVGLEIGADDYVTKPFSSRELVARIRAVLRRRGEPEEVTPAALEAGPVRMDVDRHVVTVGGAKVDLPLKEFDLLEMLLRNAGRVLTRMQLIDRVWGADYVGDTKTLDVHVKRLRAKIEPDPGAPRYLVTVRGLGYKFEP encoded by the coding sequence GTGACCCGAGTGCTCGTCGTCGAGGACGAGGAGTCCTTCTCCGACGCTCTGTCCTACATGCTGCGCAAGGAGGGCTTCGAGGTCGCCGTGGCGGCCACCGGCCCCGACGGCCTCGACGAGTTCGAGCGCAACGGCGCCGACCTCGTCCTGCTCGACCTGATGCTGCCGGGCCTGCCCGGTACCGAGGTGTGCCGCCAGCTGCGCGGCCGCTCGAACGTCCCCGTGATCATGGTGACCGCGAAGGACAGCGAGATCGACAAGGTCGTCGGGCTGGAGATAGGAGCCGACGACTACGTCACCAAGCCCTTCTCCTCCCGCGAGCTGGTCGCCCGGATCCGCGCGGTGCTGCGCCGCCGCGGCGAGCCGGAGGAGGTCACCCCGGCCGCGCTGGAGGCCGGTCCGGTCCGCATGGACGTCGACCGGCACGTGGTGACGGTCGGCGGCGCCAAGGTCGACCTGCCGCTCAAGGAGTTCGACCTGCTGGAGATGCTGCTGCGCAACGCCGGCCGGGTGCTCACCCGGATGCAGCTGATCGACCGGGTCTGGGGCGCCGACTACGTGGGCGACACCAAGACCCTGGACGTCCACGTCAAGCGCCTGCGCGCCAAGATCGAGCCGGACCCGGGCGCCCCGCGCTACCTGGTGACGGTGCGCGGCCTGGGCTACAAGTTCGAGCCGTAG
- a CDS encoding ArsI/CadI family heavy metal resistance metalloenzyme, whose protein sequence is MSRAQLALRVPDLEASVAFYSKLFGTEPAKRREGYANFAITEPPLKLVLIEGGPGEEETRLDHLGIEVESTGQVSAATTRLKDVGLATFKENDTSCCYALQDKVWVHGPGKEPWEVYVVKADADTLGRSADPEAHPQADPQADPDPDPEADGCCATRTTAPVSPSACCG, encoded by the coding sequence ATGTCCCGTGCTCAACTCGCCCTGCGCGTCCCCGACCTGGAGGCGTCGGTCGCCTTCTACTCGAAGCTGTTCGGCACCGAACCGGCCAAGCGGCGGGAGGGATACGCCAACTTCGCCATCACCGAGCCCCCGCTCAAGCTCGTCCTGATCGAGGGCGGCCCCGGCGAGGAGGAGACCCGGCTGGACCACCTGGGCATCGAGGTCGAGTCCACCGGTCAGGTGAGCGCCGCCACCACCCGCCTCAAGGACGTCGGCCTGGCCACCTTCAAGGAGAACGACACCTCCTGCTGCTACGCCCTCCAGGACAAGGTGTGGGTGCACGGCCCCGGCAAGGAGCCGTGGGAGGTGTACGTCGTGAAGGCCGACGCCGACACCCTCGGCAGGAGCGCCGACCCCGAGGCCCACCCCCAGGCCGACCCCCAGGCCGACCCCGACCCCGACCCCGAGGCCGACGGCTGCTGCGCCACGCGGACCACCGCACCCGTCTCGCCGTCGGCCTGCTGCGGCTGA
- a CDS encoding cell wall metabolism sensor histidine kinase WalK, with the protein MDVNAAVAAAAAIAGVLTGVIAMLAFRWSERDQKRPTRTSLHTDPVLPPGVDTVLSVLRSSAVVLDEADSVVKASSAAYALGLVRGGKLSIEPMLQMARDTRRDGEIRQVELDLPRRGSGRGEALAVSARVAPLGSRLVLLLVEDLTEARRIEAVRRDFVANVSHELKTPVGALSLLSEAVMDASDDPEAVERFAGRMQIEATRLTNLVQELIDLSRVQNDDPLEDAEPVQVDELVAEAVDRCRHQAGTKQITMATNVGVPEGLDQGGGGRRAGGTADLHVWGNRGQLAAALGNLVENAVNYSPARTRVGIAARRVSAPGGDMIELAVTDQGIGISDKDKERIFERFYRVDPARSRATGGTGLGLAIVKHVVASHGGEVTVWSAEGQGSTFTLRLPEAGAARDRALQHPDPGLDDETGPTESSPYEPLPSPEVLP; encoded by the coding sequence ATGGACGTGAACGCGGCGGTCGCCGCAGCGGCAGCGATCGCCGGGGTGCTCACCGGCGTCATCGCCATGCTGGCGTTCCGCTGGAGCGAACGCGACCAGAAGCGACCGACCAGGACTTCTTTGCATACCGATCCCGTACTCCCGCCCGGAGTGGACACCGTTCTCTCGGTGCTCCGCTCCTCCGCAGTGGTCCTCGACGAGGCCGACTCCGTCGTCAAGGCCAGCTCCGCCGCCTACGCCCTCGGCCTGGTGCGCGGAGGCAAACTCTCCATCGAGCCCATGCTGCAGATGGCCCGCGACACCCGGCGCGACGGTGAGATACGCCAGGTCGAGCTGGATCTGCCCCGGCGCGGCAGCGGACGCGGCGAGGCGCTCGCCGTCTCCGCGCGGGTCGCGCCGCTCGGCTCCCGCCTGGTCCTGCTGCTGGTCGAGGATCTGACCGAGGCCCGCCGGATCGAGGCCGTACGACGCGACTTCGTGGCGAACGTGAGCCATGAGCTGAAGACGCCGGTGGGCGCCCTGTCCCTGCTGTCGGAGGCCGTCATGGACGCCTCCGACGACCCCGAGGCCGTGGAGCGCTTCGCGGGCCGGATGCAGATCGAGGCGACCCGGCTGACCAACCTGGTGCAGGAGCTCATCGACCTGTCCCGGGTGCAGAACGACGACCCCCTGGAGGACGCCGAGCCCGTCCAGGTGGACGAGCTGGTCGCCGAGGCCGTGGACCGCTGCCGCCACCAGGCGGGCACCAAGCAGATCACCATGGCCACGAATGTGGGTGTGCCCGAAGGGCTCGATCAGGGTGGTGGCGGGCGACGGGCGGGCGGCACCGCCGACCTGCACGTCTGGGGAAACCGGGGCCAGCTGGCCGCCGCCCTCGGCAACCTGGTCGAGAACGCGGTGAACTACTCCCCGGCCCGCACCCGGGTGGGCATCGCCGCCCGGCGGGTCAGCGCCCCCGGTGGTGACATGATCGAGCTGGCCGTGACCGACCAGGGCATCGGCATCTCGGACAAGGACAAGGAGCGCATCTTCGAGCGCTTCTACCGCGTCGACCCGGCCCGCTCGCGGGCCACCGGCGGCACCGGTCTGGGTCTCGCCATCGTCAAGCACGTGGTCGCCTCGCACGGCGGGGAGGTCACGGTCTGGAGCGCCGAAGGCCAGGGCTCCACGTTCACCCTCAGGCTGCCGGAGGCGGGCGCGGCCCGTGACCGCGCGCTCCAGCACCCGGACCCCGGCCTCGACGACGAGACCGGTCCCACCGAGTCATCCCCGTACGAACCGCTTCCCTCCCCGGAGGTCCTTCCGTGA